From the Billgrantia sulfidoxydans genome, one window contains:
- a CDS encoding NAD-glutamate dehydrogenase — protein sequence MQYETIEVGRQEILKQLRERLDSRLEKARAEEVEAFARHFYATVPLEDLADRRLDDLYGATLSVWHFIQHFDHASPKVRVFNPDFEEHGWQSSHTFVAVLHEDMPFLVDSVRIELNRRGLTVHAIHNAVLAVERNRGHDLLQVGSPRDVNAPANRESLIAIEIDRHSNPEVLADIEQSLQEVLRDVRIAVGDYEAMSERAREAVAELKAGRPEQIEPGDHEEAIAFLEWLVRDNFTFLGYDAYTIETDAEGDRLVKAEGSELGVFRLDLPRYQERIRTELGIEGNRFVLVPQLLSFAKSSHHARVHRPTYPDYISIDRYDEQGRVIGEHRFLGLFTSSVYNESPRNIPLLRHKLKAVMEIAGFNPKGHNGKQLLQILEVYPRDDLFQIDTQELARTALGILDIRERRRVRLFIRTDRSGRFHSCLVFVPRDVFSTDLRVRIQNLLCEELDATFGDFNTYLSESILARIQFILRFRGDTPREVNLKRLEAKVAQLARSWRDELHEALVEGFGEEQANRLMDRFRDAFPASYRDDFGSRTAVFDLQHLADLDAGEPLALTLYRLVEEEGSGVNLKLFQRNRPIPLSDVLPVMENLGLRVIGERPYEFVTPDMRYWLHDFDLEHHTATEVSLQQMREPFIEAFKRIWAGEAENDAFNRLVIAANLDWREVAMLRGYARYLKQIRFGMSQDYIATTLTSYPEITHELVTLFKLRFDPERRPEEGEVQACIERLNRHLDGVASLNDDQLLRRFMELIRATLRTNYYQRTADGRFKDYIAYKLDPKRVTGMPKPRPAYEIFVCSPRVEGVHLRGGKVARGGLRWSDRQEDFRTEVLGLVKAQQVKNAVIVPVGAKGGFVCKRLPEGGDRDAIQQEGIACYKTFIRALLDVTDNLVGGEVVPPRDVVRHDDDDAYLVVAADKGTATFSDIANEISAEYGHWLGDAFASGGANGYDHKKMGITARGAWESVKRHFRNLGLNTQQEEFTVLGIGDMAGDVFGNGMLLSDKIRLLGAFNHLHIFVDPHPDAAATFVERQRLFQLPRSSWEDFDAALISEGGGVFKRSAKSIPISPQMQEVFGIEEERLSPNDLIRAMLKSRFDLLWNGGIGTYVKGSLETDAMVGDKANDALRINGSELNCRVVGEGGNLGLTQRGRMEAAAKGVLVNTDFIDNAGGVNCSDHEVNIKILIDEVVKRGDMTEKQRNQLLADMTEEVAELVILDNYRQTQALDLSQILSRYGIGPYRRFIGELEAAGQLDRELEFLPSDEEMQERVNADQGMTHPELSVLISYAKSVLKGDVLASDVPDDPYIQQYVERIFPRVLVERFRDEMYAHRLKREIVTTQVANDLVDHMGIVFVRRLIDSTGASPADIARAYIIARDSFQLSDLWERIEALDNQVPSQVQYAMMLDLMRLIRRTTRWFLRQRLGLSTRDAIEYFAPRVAQLQEGIGELLRGEERRRWEQKRGELLDAGVPEELAATVAASGSLYGALGIIQAARQTDEKPQRVAEVFFEIGDRLELPWMIQQVSNLDVRDSWQAQARETFRDDIDRQQLALTASVLKSEDGREPDERVDHWLALHASLHERWCRLIAEVRSGSQASFPLFAVAVRELVDLAESNGEA from the coding sequence ATGCAATACGAGACGATCGAAGTTGGCCGGCAGGAAATACTCAAGCAGCTGCGCGAACGCCTGGACAGCCGACTCGAGAAAGCGCGGGCCGAAGAGGTGGAGGCCTTCGCCCGCCATTTCTATGCCACGGTGCCGCTGGAGGACCTGGCCGACCGCCGGCTGGACGACCTCTATGGTGCCACCCTGTCGGTATGGCACTTCATCCAGCACTTCGATCACGCCTCGCCCAAGGTGCGCGTCTTCAATCCCGACTTCGAGGAGCATGGCTGGCAGTCCTCGCATACGTTCGTCGCGGTGCTGCACGAGGACATGCCGTTCCTGGTCGACTCGGTACGCATCGAGCTGAACCGGCGCGGCCTGACCGTGCATGCGATCCACAATGCCGTGCTGGCGGTGGAGCGCAACCGCGGACACGACCTTCTGCAGGTCGGTTCGCCGCGCGACGTCAACGCGCCCGCCAATCGCGAGTCGCTGATCGCCATCGAGATCGACCGCCACTCCAATCCCGAGGTGCTGGCCGACATCGAGCAGTCGCTGCAGGAAGTATTGCGCGACGTGCGTATCGCCGTGGGCGACTACGAGGCGATGAGCGAGCGCGCCCGCGAGGCCGTCGCCGAACTCAAGGCCGGCCGCCCCGAGCAGATCGAGCCGGGCGACCACGAGGAGGCGATCGCTTTCCTCGAGTGGCTGGTGCGCGACAACTTCACCTTCCTCGGCTACGACGCCTACACCATCGAGACCGATGCCGAGGGCGACCGCCTGGTCAAGGCCGAAGGGAGCGAGCTCGGTGTGTTCCGCCTGGACCTGCCGCGCTACCAGGAGCGCATCCGTACGGAGCTGGGCATCGAGGGCAACCGCTTCGTGCTGGTGCCCCAGCTGCTCTCGTTCGCCAAGAGTTCGCATCATGCCCGGGTCCACCGGCCCACCTACCCGGACTACATCTCGATCGATCGCTACGACGAGCAGGGGCGGGTCATCGGCGAGCACCGCTTCCTCGGCCTGTTCACCTCCAGTGTGTACAACGAGTCGCCGCGCAACATTCCGCTGCTGCGCCACAAGCTCAAGGCGGTGATGGAGATCGCCGGCTTCAATCCCAAGGGGCACAACGGCAAGCAACTGCTGCAGATCCTCGAGGTCTACCCGCGCGACGACCTGTTCCAGATCGATACCCAGGAACTGGCGCGCACGGCGCTGGGGATCCTCGACATCCGCGAGCGCCGGCGGGTGCGGCTGTTCATCCGCACCGACCGTTCCGGGCGCTTCCACTCCTGCCTGGTGTTCGTGCCGCGTGACGTGTTCTCCACCGACCTGCGCGTGCGCATCCAGAACCTGCTGTGCGAGGAGCTCGACGCCACCTTCGGCGACTTCAACACCTACCTCTCCGAATCGATCCTCGCCCGTATCCAGTTCATCCTGCGCTTCCGCGGCGACACCCCCCGCGAGGTCAATCTCAAGCGCCTGGAGGCCAAGGTCGCCCAACTGGCCCGCAGCTGGCGCGACGAGCTGCACGAGGCGCTGGTGGAAGGCTTCGGCGAGGAGCAGGCCAACCGCCTGATGGATCGCTTCCGCGACGCCTTCCCGGCCAGCTACCGTGACGACTTCGGCTCGCGCACCGCCGTCTTCGACCTGCAGCACCTGGCCGACCTCGACGCCGGCGAGCCGCTGGCGCTGACCCTCTATCGCCTGGTGGAGGAGGAGGGCAGCGGCGTCAACCTCAAGCTGTTCCAGCGCAATCGCCCGATCCCGCTCTCCGACGTGCTGCCGGTGATGGAGAACCTGGGGTTACGGGTAATCGGCGAGCGCCCCTATGAGTTCGTCACCCCCGACATGCGCTACTGGCTGCACGACTTCGACCTCGAGCACCACACCGCCACCGAGGTCAGCCTGCAGCAGATGCGCGAGCCGTTCATCGAGGCGTTCAAGCGCATCTGGGCCGGCGAGGCCGAGAACGATGCCTTCAACCGCCTGGTGATCGCCGCCAACCTGGACTGGCGCGAGGTGGCCATGCTGCGTGGCTACGCCCGTTATCTGAAGCAGATCCGCTTCGGCATGTCGCAGGACTACATCGCCACCACGCTGACCAGCTATCCGGAGATCACCCATGAGCTGGTGACCCTGTTCAAGCTGCGCTTCGACCCCGAGCGGCGCCCCGAGGAGGGCGAGGTACAGGCTTGCATCGAACGCCTCAATCGTCACCTCGACGGCGTCGCCAGCCTCAACGACGACCAGCTGCTGCGTCGCTTCATGGAGCTGATCCGCGCCACCCTGCGTACCAACTACTACCAGCGCACCGCCGACGGCAGGTTCAAGGACTACATCGCCTACAAGCTCGATCCCAAGCGGGTCACCGGCATGCCCAAGCCGCGACCGGCATACGAGATCTTCGTCTGCTCGCCGCGGGTCGAGGGCGTTCACCTGCGCGGCGGCAAGGTCGCCCGAGGGGGGCTGCGCTGGTCGGACCGCCAGGAGGACTTCCGTACCGAGGTGCTGGGTCTGGTCAAGGCGCAGCAGGTCAAGAACGCCGTGATCGTGCCGGTGGGTGCCAAGGGCGGCTTCGTCTGCAAGCGCCTGCCCGAGGGCGGCGACCGCGATGCCATCCAGCAGGAGGGCATCGCCTGCTACAAGACCTTCATTCGCGCGCTGCTCGACGTGACCGACAACCTGGTCGGCGGCGAGGTGGTGCCGCCCCGGGACGTGGTGCGTCACGACGACGACGACGCCTACCTGGTGGTGGCGGCCGACAAGGGCACCGCAACCTTCTCCGACATCGCCAACGAGATCTCTGCCGAGTACGGCCACTGGCTGGGTGACGCCTTCGCCTCCGGCGGCGCCAACGGCTACGACCACAAGAAGATGGGCATCACCGCGCGCGGGGCCTGGGAGTCGGTGAAGCGCCACTTCCGCAACCTCGGCCTGAACACCCAGCAGGAAGAGTTCACCGTGCTCGGCATCGGCGACATGGCCGGCGACGTGTTCGGCAACGGCATGCTGCTCTCCGACAAGATCCGCCTGCTGGGCGCCTTCAACCACTTGCATATCTTCGTCGACCCGCATCCCGACGCCGCCGCCACCTTCGTCGAGCGCCAGCGGCTGTTCCAGCTGCCGCGCTCGAGCTGGGAGGACTTCGACGCCGCGCTGATCTCCGAGGGCGGCGGGGTGTTCAAGCGCAGCGCCAAGTCGATCCCGATCTCACCGCAGATGCAGGAGGTGTTCGGCATCGAGGAGGAGCGCCTGTCGCCCAACGACCTGATTCGCGCCATGCTCAAGTCCCGCTTCGACCTGCTGTGGAACGGCGGCATCGGTACCTACGTCAAGGGCAGCCTGGAAACCGACGCCATGGTCGGTGACAAGGCCAACGATGCGCTGCGCATCAACGGCAGCGAACTCAACTGCCGGGTGGTCGGCGAGGGCGGCAACCTGGGCCTGACCCAGCGCGGCCGCATGGAGGCCGCCGCCAAGGGCGTGCTGGTCAACACCGACTTCATCGACAATGCCGGCGGGGTCAACTGCTCCGACCACGAGGTCAACATCAAGATCCTCATCGACGAGGTGGTCAAGCGTGGCGACATGACCGAGAAGCAGCGCAACCAGCTGCTGGCCGACATGACCGAGGAGGTGGCCGAACTGGTCATTCTCGACAACTACCGCCAGACCCAGGCGCTGGACCTCTCTCAGATCCTGTCGCGCTACGGCATCGGACCCTACCGGCGCTTCATCGGCGAACTGGAGGCCGCCGGCCAGCTCGACCGTGAACTCGAGTTCCTGCCCTCCGACGAGGAGATGCAGGAGCGGGTCAATGCCGACCAGGGCATGACCCACCCGGAACTCTCGGTGCTGATCTCCTACGCCAAGAGCGTGCTCAAGGGAGACGTGCTGGCCTCCGACGTGCCCGACGATCCCTATATCCAGCAGTACGTGGAGCGTATCTTCCCGCGCGTGCTGGTCGAGCGCTTCCGGGACGAGATGTACGCTCACCGCCTCAAGCGCGAGATCGTCACCACGCAGGTGGCCAATGACCTGGTCGATCACATGGGTATCGTCTTCGTGCGCCGCCTGATCGATTCCACCGGGGCCAGTCCCGCCGATATCGCCCGCGCCTACATCATCGCCCGCGACAGCTTCCAGCTCTCCGACCTGTGGGAGCGGATCGAGGCGCTGGACAACCAGGTGCCGAGCCAGGTGCAGTACGCCATGATGCTCGACCTGATGCGGCTGATCCGGCGCACCACCCGCTGGTTCCTGCGCCAACGCCTGGGGCTCTCCACCCGCGACGCCATCGAGTACTTCGCGCCGCGGGTCGCCCAGCTGCAGGAGGGCATCGGCGAGCTGCTGCGCGGCGAGGAGCGCCGCCGCTGGGAGCAGAAGCGCGGCGAGCTGCTCGATGCCGGCGTGCCCGAGGAGCTGGCCGCCACGGTGGCGGCCTCGGGCAGCCTCTACGGCGCGCTCGGCATCATCCAGGCCGCTCGCCAGACCGACGAGAAGCCGCAGCGTGTCGCCGAGGTCTTCTTCGAGATCGGCGACCGACTCGAGCTGCCGTGGATGATCCAGCAGGTCAGCAACCTCGATGTCCGCGACAGCTGGCAGGCCCAGGCCCGCGAGACCTTCCGCGACGACATCGATCGCCAGCAGCTGGCCCTCACCGCCAGCGTGCTCAAGTCCGAGGACGGCCGCGAGCCCGACGAGCGCGTCGATCACTGGCTGGCTTTGCACGCTTCGCTGCACGAGCGCTGGTGCCGCCTGATTGCCGAAGTGCGCAGCGGCAGCCAGGCGAGCTTCCCGCTGTTCGCGGTGGCAGTGCGTGAGCTGGTCGACCTGGCCGAGAGCAACGGCGAGGCCTGA
- the rmf gene encoding ribosome modulation factor codes for MKRQKRDRFQRAYLHGYKAGISGRSRDDCPSQDVNIREYWMSGWREGRGDQWAGMTGVSGIHKNPMVM; via the coding sequence ATGAAAAGACAGAAACGTGATCGCTTCCAACGCGCCTATCTTCATGGCTACAAGGCCGGCATTTCCGGGCGCTCCCGCGACGACTGTCCCAGTCAGGATGTCAACATACGTGAATATTGGATGAGTGGTTGGCGTGAAGGCCGAGGAGACCAGTGGGCCGGCATGACCGGCGTCTCCGGGATTCACAAGAACCCGATGGTAATGTAA
- a CDS encoding quinone-dependent dihydroorotate dehydrogenase: MYALARSILFRLDAETAHGHALSALDLAHRLRLAGVLSGARVDDPVELMGLRFPNRVGLAAGLDKNADHLDALGALGFGFVEVGTVTPRPQEGNPRPRLFRLPEAGAIINRMGFNNAGVDHLIERVKAAHFDGVIGINIGKNLTTPVERAVDDYLTCLEKVHAHADYVTVNISSPNTPGLRNLQFGEHLDALLGALREAADRLDQAAGRRVPLAVKIAPDMSAEEVGLVAASIAGSGIDAVIATNTTVSREAVTGLAHADEQGGLSGRPVFEPSNRVIRELRRHLPELPIIGVGGIDSGEAAVAKLDAGADLVQLYSGFIYRGPALVGECARALRAYGKGAAGESR, from the coding sequence ATGTACGCGCTTGCCCGTTCGATCCTGTTTCGCCTCGATGCCGAAACCGCCCACGGCCATGCGCTCTCGGCTCTCGACCTGGCTCATCGCCTCAGGCTGGCAGGTGTGCTGAGTGGGGCTCGCGTCGACGACCCGGTGGAGCTGATGGGGCTGCGCTTTCCCAATCGGGTTGGGCTGGCGGCGGGGCTCGACAAGAACGCCGATCACCTCGATGCGCTGGGAGCGCTCGGCTTCGGTTTCGTCGAGGTCGGCACGGTGACGCCCAGGCCGCAGGAGGGCAATCCCCGGCCACGCCTGTTTCGCCTGCCCGAGGCTGGCGCCATCATCAACCGCATGGGCTTCAACAACGCCGGGGTCGACCATTTGATCGAGCGAGTGAAGGCGGCGCACTTCGACGGCGTGATCGGCATCAACATCGGCAAGAACCTCACCACACCGGTGGAGCGAGCCGTGGACGACTACCTGACCTGCCTGGAGAAGGTCCACGCCCACGCCGACTACGTGACGGTCAACATCTCCTCGCCTAACACCCCGGGGCTGCGCAACCTGCAGTTCGGCGAGCACCTCGATGCCCTGTTGGGTGCCCTGCGCGAAGCGGCCGACCGCCTGGACCAGGCCGCCGGCCGCCGGGTGCCGCTGGCGGTCAAGATCGCTCCGGACATGAGCGCCGAAGAGGTGGGCCTGGTGGCGGCGAGCATCGCCGGCAGCGGCATCGACGCGGTGATTGCGACCAATACCACGGTGTCGCGTGAGGCGGTGACCGGACTTGCCCATGCCGACGAGCAGGGCGGGCTCTCGGGGCGGCCGGTGTTCGAGCCCTCCAACCGGGTGATCCGCGAACTGCGCCGCCACCTGCCCGAGTTACCGATCATCGGCGTGGGCGGCATCGACAGCGGCGAGGCGGCGGTGGCCAAGCTCGACGCCGGTGCCGACCTGGTCCAGCTCTATTCGGGCTTCATCTATCGCGGGCCGGCACTCGTCGGCGAGTGTGCTCGGGCGCTCAGGGCATATGGCAAGGGGGCGGCAGGCGAAAGCCGGTAA